In one Acomys russatus chromosome 15, mAcoRus1.1, whole genome shotgun sequence genomic region, the following are encoded:
- the Gpr87 gene encoding G-protein coupled receptor 87 has product MGLNLTLAKSPSNELYSQASHFANSTSEGHEKNSTLHNEFDTIILPVLYLVIFVASILLNGLAVWIFFHIRNKTSFIFYLKNIVVADLIMTLTFPFRIVRDAGFGPWYFEVILCRYTSVLFYANMYTSIVFLGLISVDRYLKVVKPFGDSRMYSITFTKVLSICVWVTMAILSLPNIILTNGQPTKDNIHDCMKLKSPLGAKWHMAVTYVDSCLFVAVLVILIGCYIAISRYIHKSSRQFISQSSRKRKHNQSIRVVVAVFFTCFLPYHLCRIPFTFSHLDRLLDESAHKILYYCKEMTLFLSACNVCLDPIIYFFMCRSFSRRLFKKSNIRTRSESIRSLQSVRRSEVRIYYDYTDV; this is encoded by the exons ATGGGGCTCAACCTGACACTTGCAAAATCACCAA GTAATGAACTGTACAGCCAAGCGAGTCACTTTGCAAACAGCACAAGCGAGGGCCATGAGAAGAACTCCACCCTTCACAATGAATTTGACACCATCATCCTGCCGGTGCTTTACCTAGTTATATTTGTGGCAAGCATCCTGCTGAATGGCCTGGCTGTGTGGATCTTCTTCCACATTAGGAATAAAACCAGCTTCATATTTTACCTCAAAAACATAGTGGTAGCCGATCTCATAATGACACTGACATTCCCATTCCGAATAGTCCGGGACGCAGGATTTGGACCTTGGTACTTCGAGGTTATCCTCTGCAGATACACCTCGGTTCTGTTCTACGCAAACATGTATACGTCCATTGTGTTTCTCGGGCTCATCAGTGTCGATCGCTATCTGAAGGTGGTAAAGCCTTTTGGTGACTCCCGCATGTACAGCATAACCTTTACCAAAGTTTTATCGATTTGCGTTTGGGTGACCATGGCCATCCTGTCCCTGCCAAATATCATACTAACCAATGGCcagccaaccaaggacaacattcATGACTGCATGAAGCTTAAAAGTCCCTTGGGAGCCAAGTGGCACATGGCTGTCACCTACGTTGACAGCTGTTTGTTTGTGGCCGTGCTGGTGATTTTGATTGGATGCTACATAGCCATATCCAGGTACATCCACAAGTCCAGCAGGCAGTTCATAAGCCAATCGAGCCGAAAGCGAAAGCACAACCAGAGCATTCGCGTGGTTGTGGCTGTGTTTTTCACCTGCTTCCTCCCCTATCACTTGTGCAGAATCCCTTTTACTTTCAGTCACTTGGACAGGCTGTTAGATGAATCAGCACACAAAATCCTCTATTACTGCAAAGAAATGACTCTCTTCTTGTCTGCGTGCAACGTGTGCCTGGATccaataatttatttcttcatgtgtAGGTCATTTTCGAGAAGGTTATTCAAGAAATCAAACATAAGAACTAGGAGTGAAAGCATCAGATCACTGCAAAGTGTCCGGAGATCCGAAGTGCGCATTTATTATGACTACACAGATGTGTAG